The nucleotide window GCGGCCGTATGTCGTGCCTTCGCCCGGATCTGCGGTCGCCATTGATTCACCTCGCGCTCCAGGCGCGGGCGCGCGGCGAGATCCGGTCGTGCTCCCGATCCCAGCGTGACGGCCCGCCGCTCGGGCACCGGCGACGCATCCCCTCAGTTGGCCTCGCAACCGATGCCGTCACCATCGCGGTCGAGGTTGTGCGGGTCGGACGGGCCGACCCAAACGGGACCGGAAAGGTCCTCGCAGTCGACGTCGGGCTCACCCGCGGGCGGACCGGGCGGGTAGGTGCTCTCGGATTCGTCCGGCGGCGCCGGAGCCTCGACGAGGCGTATGGCGGCGTCAACGATGATCCCGCCCCTGACTGTGTAAGTACCCTCGTACGACTGCTGGGTCCCATCCGGCCGCAGTACATCGATCGTGACAGTCACGCTCCCTCCCGTGACATCAAGAATGTGAACGGTGTCGCGTTCAACATCGGCGAACCCCGCTGCGAAGGACGAGTAGGAAGGGTCGCCGAGGTTCTTGCCCCCGAGGTCCCACGCCCGTCGGTAGTCGCGCGCGTTGATGGCATCGAAGTACGCCTCGACGGTGGAGGCTGCGCCGGTGGGGGCGGGCGGCTCCGGCGTGGTCGGGGCTGGGGGCGGAGGCGGGGTGGGAGTGGCCTTGGGCGGTGCCGGGGAGGGCGTTGGCTCAGGGGTGAGGGCCTGGGTCTCGGTCCGGGTCTGCGTCCGAGTGACCGTCGGAGTGGCCCCCTGCGGCGTCTCGTCGCCCTCGGAGCCACAGCCACTGAGCCCTGCCACGGCAACGGCCGCCGCCAGCAGGAAGGCCGAGCCCGAGCAGAGGACGCGGCTCATAGGCATCACCTCACGGAGAGGGTCCCGCATTCACTCCAGTGTGCGCCGACGGTTTGGGCCGCGCCTGTGGAACCACGCGTCCCGAGGCGGTCGGTGTTTCACCTCGTACCGCGGCAGAGCCGCATCCGGCCGCTGGAAACGTGAGCGCCGCCTGGCAGCGATGTTCGCCGGCCTGGGACCGCAGGCGGTCGCAGCGGACCGGGCGGATGCGGCTGATGTCACCGTTGTACTTGATCAGGCCGGCGGCCATGGCGGCGACGCCCTCCGGCTCGCCGCCGAAGGCTGGGACGTCACGGCTGTCGACGTTTCACAAACCGCCCTCGGCCGCGTGAGCGCGGGCGCCGCGGCCACCGGCGTCACCAACCGGGTCCACACCTGGCGACACGACCTGGCCGCGACCTTCCCCGACGGCGCCTACGACCTGGTCACCGCCACCTACTTCCACACCCTGATCGCCATCTCCCGCGCACACGTACTGCGCCGGGCCGCCCAGGCCGTAGCTCCCGGCGGGCTGCTGATCGTGATCGAACACGCCTCCCTGGGCCCCTGGTCCTGGCGGACCGGCCAGGACATCCAGTTCCCCACCCTCGACGAGGTCATCGCCTCGCTGCAGCTGAAAGACGCTGGCACGTCGAACGAGGCCACGCTCCCCAGCGCACCGCCACCGGCCCTCAGGGGCAGACGGCGACCGTCCCCGG belongs to Streptomyces finlayi and includes:
- a CDS encoding excalibur calcium-binding domain-containing protein, translating into MSRVLCSGSAFLLAAAVAVAGLSGCGSEGDETPQGATPTVTRTQTRTETQALTPEPTPSPAPPKATPTPPPPPAPTTPEPPAPTGAASTVEAYFDAINARDYRRAWDLGGKNLGDPSYSSFAAGFADVERDTVHILDVTGGSVTVTIDVLRPDGTQQSYEGTYTVRGGIIVDAAIRLVEAPAPPDESESTYPPGPPAGEPDVDCEDLSGPVWVGPSDPHNLDRDGDGIGCEAN